Below is a genomic region from Citrobacter telavivensis.
TCGCGTTCACGCGCGCGCTTCTCTTCCACCTCTTCAAAATAGTACAGCGGCGGACGCGCAGGTTTCGTCTCTTCCACCACCGGTTCAGGCTCTGCAACAGGCATCTGCTGAACCACAGGTTCCTGCGGCCCTGGCTGATAAGCCGGTTGATGATAATTCGGTTGTTGAACGGGCTCTGACGGATAAACCGACTCAGGTTGCCAGGGTTGTTCTGGCGCAGGCTGCGGTTGCTGCCACGGTTGCTGCGGTACGCCTGGCTGTAAATAACCTGTTTCAGGGCCAACAGGCGCAGTGTATTGCTGTTCAGTCGGAACGGGCTGTTGCCATGACTCATACTGCGCGTGTTGCGGTTGCGCATACTGAGCGTGTGGCGGATAGCCTTCCGGCGCCGGAGCGATAGCCGGCTCGCCGGTTTGCGGCCCTGGAACAGGCTGCCATTCAACGGCAGGTTGTACAGAAACGGTTTCCGCTCCCGACATAGGTGGCGTTTGCATAATCGGATCGACCGGGGCGGCCCAGGCCTGAGTCGCAGCCGTTGCTGCTGCCGCAGCGACCGGTTCGGTCACCGAATGACCGTTTAAAAGCGGATCGTATTCATCATATTCTGGTTGCGTTGCACGATGTCCAGAGAACAGCACATCGCCAGGATCCGCTTCGACGCCACGCGCGCTGTATGCTACCTCATCTTCGTCATCCATGCGTCTGCCAGAGAACAGCGCCGCATCGGTCTGACGACCATGCGGGTTGATAAATTTTTCAGCCAGACGTTTACGGCGCGCCAGCGCTCCGCGAAGAATACGCGCCCGACGAGATTCACGTCTCCCGCCATCAGCTTCATCTTCATATTCTTCATCGTCTTCGTATTCGTCGTCTTCTACCCAGGTATCATCACGACGCGTTCGGTTGCTGGCAAAAGTCAGAATATTGAGCAGCCAGCCACCGAGTTTTTCGGCGATGCTAACCCATGACCAACCGGTAAAGAGCGTCAGCCCCGCGGCCCACACGCACAAAAGCGTAATGGTGCCGCCACTGCTGTGCAGCAGTGGTTGCAGCGTAGTACTCAACAGACTGCCAATCACCCCGCCAGACGCGAAGTACCAGATATCGTCAGCATTGATTGCGGCCAGGCCACAGGAGGTGAGGATAAGCGCCAGCACGCCAATGATGCGCAGTGAGACGGCAAAATAGTCGATATAGTCATCGGTCGCCTGATGACGCCAGGCAAACCAGCAGCCGCCCACAATGATGACTGGAATGGTGTACGCCATCACCCCAAAGATAAAGAACAGGGTATCTGCCAGCCACGCACCCGGAGCCCCCCCCAGATTATGGATAGGCTCATGCCAGGCCGTTTGCGACCAACTGGGATCAGAAGGATTAAAGCTCAGTAAGGCTGCCATCAGCCAGACGGCAAAAAGGGCAATAAGAATTAACAACGCCTCCAGAAGTCGGCGCCCGCTGCTTAACTTTGTCAATGTGACTTCTTTGTCTTCAGTGTATTCCTGGCTCAAAAAAGGCTCTCCAGGTTTCAGGCTTTTCCTGCCCGGTGCTAAAACGGACAACAGCACCGGGTTACCCCGGCACTGTTGCTGTATGGATTAACAGGAGTGTAATCAAAATACGCCGATTTTGCACCTGTTCCGTATTAGCGCGTCTTAATAACCAGACGATTACTCTGTTTGACTTCTTCCATTACCACGTAAGTACGTGTGTCATTCACGCCAGGCAGACGCAGCAGGGTTTCCCCCAACAGCTTACGGTACGCTGACATATCCGGCACACGTGTTTTCAACAGGTAGTCGAAATCACCGGACACCAAATGACACTCTTGAATTTCTTCAAGTTTCTGTACGGCAGCATTGAATTGTTCAAACACATCCGGAGCGCCACGATTCAGAGTAATCTCAACAAATACCAGAAGTGATGCATCCAGATAATGCGGGTTTAACAGAGCGGTATAGCCCTGAATGAAACCCTGTCTTTCCAGACGACGCACACGCTCAAGGCAGGGCGTCGGGGAAAGTCCCACTCGTTTAGAAAGCTCGACGTTAGAAATACGCCCATCCTTTTGCAACTCATTAAGAATGTTACGATCGATACGGTCGAGATCTTTGCCAGGGCGCTTTTTGCTATCTACCATTATTATTGTCTCTCTGTATTCCTTCCCTACTCCTGCCTGACTCATCAAACATCATTGTCGAGAGTCGATGCCCATCACAATAGACCGAAACCCAGAGGATTAACGGCGCGCAATGCCTGGGTCTATAGTGAGAAGACCGTTGCCTGAAGGCAGCTATCGACATCACGAATGGCGTCTGTCCACGCCATGCGTAGATTTCGCTAGCCCGGTAAACATGGTATTTATATGCATGATTATGCGGCACACACACAACACTGTTTTTTTCTTCCTCGAATGTTTTCGCAAAACGGCAGGTGATTGTCAAAGTAAAACATCGATTTTTAGTACAACATGCCAGTTATTCATTATGCGTTAAGACAATTCGTCA
It encodes:
- the lrp gene encoding leucine-responsive transcriptional regulator Lrp; this encodes MVDSKKRPGKDLDRIDRNILNELQKDGRISNVELSKRVGLSPTPCLERVRRLERQGFIQGYTALLNPHYLDASLLVFVEITLNRGAPDVFEQFNAAVQKLEEIQECHLVSGDFDYLLKTRVPDMSAYRKLLGETLLRLPGVNDTRTYVVMEEVKQSNRLVIKTR